The sequence below is a genomic window from Sorangiineae bacterium MSr12523.
CTTTTTTAATGCTGCATTGCGATAACCGACCGAGTCGACGGGGAAGCATACCAGTTGGGCGAAACCTCAGTGCTTCCTTCGTTGGAAACTTACGAAACAGAGTTCAGAAGCCGCCGAAATTCACATTCGCGAGGCAGAGCAGCGTCTCCGGATCGCATGCGAAGTTCGCCTCGGGATCGACACCAGAACCGGTGCCGAGGCCCAAGTCCGGGTGCGCCACCGAGTCGCAACGCGCCGCTTCGGCCACGTAGTTGCCGGGCTTCGCGTGATCGGCGTTGGTGTTCTTGCTGCAGCTCGGACGCTGTCCGAAGAGCAAGCCGACGCCCTGGTACTTGCACGTCGAGGCCGCGCCGCCTTCATTCGTGACGGTGTAGTCGAGGTCGATCACGAACGCGTTGCCCGCGTGCGCCGCCGTGAAATACACCTGCCAATTGGACCACTTGTAGCTAACCGTCCGCGCAACTTCCGCCGAGCGGCCGGCGTTGTTGTCGTCGTCGGCGAACGGCGAATCGCCATCGTCGGCAATGGCGTCCAGTGCCGGGAACGCCTTCGTCGTTTCCGTCAGCGTCGGGATATTGCAGACGTTGCCCGACGGCTCCGAGTTCGTGAAGTGTCCCCACGCCGCGAGTTGGTCAGGGAACTCCGCGCGGTCCAGGTACTCGGCAAATCGCTTCGGCATGAGGGCCGCGGAGACCTTCTCCAGATCCGGCTTACCCTCTTCGCCCACGTCGTTGTACGAGTTCACGTAAACGATGTCAGCCTTGAGGTTCGCGCAATCGCCCGAGCCCGCGACGAGGTTGTATTTGATGGTGTACGTGCCCGTACCCGTGCGGCAGAGGGGAGTCGACTGATCACAACCCGCCGCACCGAGAACGACGGCGAGGCTGGCGGCGATGCCCGCACCAGCGAGACGAGAAACACGCAAGGACCGAGCGTATTGCAAGATGGACGCGTACATCAGAAGCTCCCTCGAATGCCGAAGCGGAACTGCCGCGGCTCTTGATAAATGTTGGCGTTCCCGAAATTCGGATTTTTTTGGCTGGGATCGAATGCAGTACCATCCTGCCGTCGGATCTTGCCGGGGGTATCCAAGTCAGAGCGACTTCCACCCGGGATCGGAAGGACGTCTTGGTTGGTGTAGCGATTCTCCCTACTCAGTTCGGTCTGGAAGTTCAAGAGGTTGAAGATGTCCATGGTGAGACCCAGGGTCATCCCATTTTCGAACTTTACATTATAACCGAGGTGCGTGCCTACATTCCCGTTCCACGGGAGGCGATCACCGGTGCCTCGCGGCAGGATGTGGATCGTATCGACACCATAAAGGAGGTTACCGCCGAGGAAGTTCGTGGGACCGCCTGATCGGACGTTCACCGAGCCGCCGATTTGGACGACGGAGCTCTTGGTGATGCTGATGTCCTTCGCACCGAAGATCTTGAAGCTATGGCGACGGTCACCGGGCAGGTCGCCGGTCTGGTTCACCAAGAGGGACTTCAAGTCGAAGGTGGCGTTGATGTTCGGGTCGAGCTGGCCCGTGGTCGGATCGTAGAGACCCGCGCTGTTACCGCGCAACCAGGACAAGGTGTAGCTCACTTGGGCGAGCCACTGGTCTGCAAAGTTCTTCGTAAAGAACGCGGTACCGGCATCGTAGTTACGCGTCGCCTCGGGGAAGCCGCTGGCGATGCCTTTGCCGGGGTTGCCGATGAAGTACGTCGCGCCTTCATCGTTGCTCATGTCCTCGATGATGTTGTTCGTCCAGCGGCGCGTGTACGACAGACCGAAGCGGCCGTTCTTCACGACCTCGTACTCGGCGCCGGCGACGATCTCGCTCTGGGACTGCGGGCTGATGTCCGGATCGATGACGACTTTGCCGCCACCCACGCCGGAGTACTTGCGATCGGGCGAGGAGATCGGACCGCCGGCTCCCGTGGCAGGCCAATTGATGCGGGCGGTATCCGTCAAGCAGACGCCGTTCGCCTGGGCGGGATTGCGCGGATCGCATTTCGACGAGCTGACCGACTGCGCAATCGCGCCCTCACCGGTCTGGCGATCGAGCATGTCGAGCGGCACGCTCTCGTAGAAGCGGGCGTAGTTGAAAAAGAGCTTGGAACGACCCTTTTGCGTCGGATCGAAGATGACGCCGACGCGCGGCGAGATCTGATTCGGCAAGGACATGAGCAGCTTGTTGTCGCTGCCGATCATGAACTGGTTGTCGTACCGAATGCCCGCGTTCAGCGTGATCTTGTCGAAGATCTGCCAGCTGTCTTGGATGAAGCCACCCGCGTTGATCGCGTAGGTGCGCGTGGTCAGGCGGTCGAGCATGATGGGCTGGTCGGGGCCCGACTCGTAACCGTAACCGCGCTGCGCGTCGAAGCGGCTGCCGCTCGTGGACTCACGCCAGCGAACGCCGCCGGAGTAACCGCGCGACCACCACGACGTGAGGAGCTCGAAGTCGACACCCGCCTTGATGACGTGGTGACCTGCCGCCTCGGCGAGAACCGTGAGGACGCTCTTGGCCGAGTAGATGTCGAACACCTGCTCGTCGAGAAGGTCCGAACCACCCGTGGTGTACGTTTGCACGGGGCAGGTCGGTAGGCCGTTGACGCGGGAGCATCCGGGCGCGCGCTCGAAGTCCTCGATGCCGTGCAGGTTGGGGCTGCGCCGGTAGACGACCTGCGGAACCGCGGAATAACCGAGGCCGCTGCCGACCTGGAAGCCGTCCGCGCTGCGGCGTCCGCCGAGCTCGTGGTGCCATCCGATGGTCGTGTCGAGGATCTTCGACTTGTTGTCGAACTCCGACGTCCACTTGAGCGAGGTGTCGAATGCGCCGGAACGGTACGAGCGCGCTTGCGCGCCGTAGGTGCCGTTCAAGTTGAATTCGCGCACCGTGGCGCCTTCGACGAGACCCGTGGTCGGGTTGACCGAGTAATCGCCGCCGCCGCCGGCGGTGGTCGGCGTGGCCGCGAAGGTCAGGGCCAGCTTGTTGTTCTGATTGACGCGGAAATCGAGCTTTCCGAAGATTTGGTACGAGGTCTGCGTGGCCTGATACTTGGAGCCGGTCCCGGGAATTTCCGTGCCCTCGACCTTGTAGTTCGGCTTGCCGTCGTCCCCGATGGGGCTCATGTAAATCGAGCGCTCCAAGTTGTAGATCGCGCGCGAAACACCGAAACCCACGTAGTACCAGAGCTTGTCCTTGATGATCGGACCGCTCTGGTCGAAGCCGACGTCCCAGATGTTGGCGAGGCTGCGGCGGGTCTGCACGGCTTCGCCGAGGAAGTACGGGTACTTGCGCTTGCCCTCGAGGGCTCCGGGGGTCCAGTTCGCCCAGACGTCGCCGTGGTACTCGTTGCTACCGGACTTGGTGACGACGTTGAGGATACCGCCCGTAGAGCGACCGTACTCCGGCATGTAGCCGCCGGAGAGCACGTTGACTTCCTTGATGAATTCGATGGAGAGCGGCGAGCCGTTGATGCCGAACTTCGCGCTGTTCGTGCGAACGCCGTCGATGAAGTACGAGTTTTCCGGCGACGTGCTGCCGTTGACCGACGTACCGTACGTGTCCGCCTGCGCGCCCGGGGTGGCCTCCGCGATGGACTCGAAGGAGCGCTGCGCACCGCCGCGCGACCCCGGGTTGGTAACCGGGATACGGGAAGTGAAGTCGCTGTTGATATTTGCACCCGTGGTGCTCGACCCGACGTCGACGGTCGGCGCGTGGGCGACGATGACGACTTCTTCGGCCTTCAGGCCTTCCGGTAGGAGGTCGGCGTCGAGACGGATGGTGGCATCCGCGCGCAGCTGGATCTGGTCGCGTTGGTACGCTCGGAACCCCTCTTTATCGAGGTGCAGCGTGTACACGCCCGGGGCCAAGGACGGGATGCGGTAGCTACCCGTCTTGTCCGTCGTCACGATCTGCTCACCCTGCAGGGCGGGCGAGGTTACGGTCACGACGACATCCGCGACCCCTTTTTTGGTCGAAGCGTCGACGACCTTTCCGGTGAGAACCGCCGTGCCCTGAGCCTGCGCGGGTGCCACCATCGCTATCGTCGAGGACAAGGCCCCGACGGAAAGAGCCCATTTCGGTAAAGATCGAAGTCTCATTGCTCCCCGTTGCCCGTAACCGTGTGCGCGCGTCGGTTCGGGTCTATTGAGTAATCAGGCCACTGCGGTTGAGCCGACTTGCCCTCGTGCGAGCGTTCGGCAGATGGGCCCCGGATGGAGGCCCTACTAGGAGAGAGGGTGACGGGAATACCTGGACTATGACGCCGGTTCTCGAGTTGGAACTTCGTGAGTTCAAGCTGCGGATAAAACACGACAAGATTAACGGCGCACTATTCGCCAATTTCGTCTCTCTCCGCAAGAGGCAAGATGCGGCTCTCTCACTCTTTCCGCTTATCTCGTCTGGTATGGCCCTAAGTCCCTCTGACGCACCCCGTGAAGGGCATTTCATTTCAACGCGGTTTCATGCGCACTGCGGCAACCGACACGCGCACGCAGGCGACATCGAAATAGGTTGACTTTGCGTCAATTTTAGCGGGTGAAGTCGATATTGGAATTCGGCTTCAACGCGGAAATAACGTGGTGCGTTATGACATCACTCAAGTGATGGGCAGGTGACGGGCCTGCGACGGCGTGAGCGCAGTCCGCTTCACAGTGAGAAGGTTGCGTGCACATCGTCAGGTATTGGGGGGCTCCGCCGCCCCAAACCCCCGAGAAGGATCAATAGCGATCATCTCGTTCAACGAGAGTGAGTCAAATTACGAATAGCGGTATCTGCGAATCATTCTGGTTCCGTGAATGATTTGCATTGGCACCTACACGCTTCCGCCTTCAATGTTCAGGTCTTGGGGCGCTCCGCCGCCCAAATCTCGATAAAGCATAATCGTTAACCCTCACCATTCGAGAGGTCGTTCCATGCGTCGTTGGTCCGCCGCAGCATTGTTCTTTTCCATGCAAAGCGTCTTCTTGGTTGCCGGGTGTGCAACCACTGAATCGGCAGAATCCTCGAGCGAAACGGAGGACGAGCTCCTCCCCCTCCAGGTTGCGCCGATGGCCGCAGCGGATGTTTGCACGCGATGGCGCAGTGATCGACAAGATCGCTCCGAAGGAACGTGGAGCGGTAACGTGGCGGCCTGCAATGCAGGAGATATGACGACAGCGGGCCGGAACAATGCACTCAAATTGGTAAATCTTTATCGCGCCATGGCGGGATTGCCGGCTGTAGCCCTCGACGCCACGAAGAATGCGCGAAGCCAGAAATGCGCAATCATGATGGACGCGAATGATTCGCTCAATCACTCGCCGCCCACGAATTGGAAATGTTATTCGCAAGATGGAAAAACCGGTGCGGGGCAAAGCAACATCGCCACCACTCCGGCCGTGACCGCCGTAGATCTTTACATGTCCGATCCGGGCAACGAGACCACCATTGGCCACCGCCGATGGATCCTATCGAACTCCCTCGGTCCCATCGGCATTGGCTCGACGAGCGACTATTCGTGCATGAACGTCATCGGGGGCACGGGCAAGGCCGGAAAGTCGTACGTGGCCTGGCCGCCCGCGGGCCCCTTCCCTTCCGGCGCGCTCAAGGCCTCGTTCAACTACGAGCTCGATAAGACGGGGTGGTCCATCCAGAGCGACAGCATCGACCTCTCGAAGGGCAAGGTGACCATCACCGATGGAACGACGAACAAGCCCGTCACCGTCAATGTGCTCGGCGCGAACTACGGAAGCAAATATGCCATTCGCATCGTGCCCAATGGATGGAAATCCGAAAAGGGCCACACGTATTCGGTAAAGGTGAGCAATGTCTCACCGGCCATTGCGTACGACGTCCAAATCCTCGACTGCGATTAGGGCTCGCGGTAGAAGCGGGGCACGCGCCGGGAGATCGATGTGAGGATCTCCCAGGCGATGGTGCCCGCGTGTCCGGCGATTTCCTGCGCCGAGATGGCGTCTTTGCCGAGCGGGCCCTCTTGCGCGCCAAGAACGACGACCTCGTCGCGGATGGATACGCCTTCGTGCGCGGTAACGTCGATCATGACCATGTCCATGGAGACGGCACCGACGATGGGGGCGCGCTTGCCGCGGACGAGTACGTGGCCCTTGTTGGAGAGCTGGCGCGAGAGTCCGTCGGCGTAGCCCATGGCGATGGTGGCGATGCGCGCTTTGGCGGGTGCCCGCCAGAGTGCCCCGTAGCCAATGCCGGCACCGGCGGGGATTTCGCGCACGTCCACGATTTCCGAGCGGACGCGCATGACCGGTCGCAATTCGTCCGAAACGGGGTTCCCGCCGCCATCTTTCGAAAGGAGCAAAGGCGGAACGCCGAACAGCGCAATGCCGGGGCGCACGGCGTCGAAGCGCGCATCGACGATGTCGACGTCGCCGCGCAGGACGGCCGCACTGTTGGCAGCGTGGCGCACATCGGGAACGATGCCCCGTGCGCGAAGCGCCGCGGTGGCCTCGTCGAAGAGGCGCACTTGCTCCCGCGTCTCCTCGGCCGACAGCGCGTCGGCCTGCGCCAGGTGAGTCATGAGCCCCCGCACGCGCAGCTCCTTCGCATAGTGGCGAAGGCTATCGGCGAAGGTTCCCAGTTCGTCCATCGTCACGCCGAGGCGGGCCATGCCGGTGTCGATCTTCACGTGCACGTCGACGGGTCCTTCGACCTCACCCGACCGAACGAGGCGCGCAAACGCCTCGAGCTGCGCGCCATCGTAGACGACCGGCGTGAGTCCACGCGCCAGCACTTCACCGTGCGCCGACCCGTAATAGCCGCCCATCACCAGAATGGGCGCATTGATGCCGGCCTCGCGAAGCTCGATGCCCTCCTCGAGAAGGGCTACGCAGAAGCCATCCGCACCGGCCCGCTCCAACGTGCGCGCCACGGCAGGCGCACCATGGCCATAGCCATCGGCCTTGAGCACCGCCCAGATCTTCGCACCGCGTGCGTGCCGCGCGACCACATGCAAATTGTGGCGAAGCGCCGCCAAGTTGATCTCGGCGCGCGTGGGGCGGACGGCATCGGCCGGGGCCGCACGACGGGGACGCAGGATACGCACATTCATTTTTATACCGAACGCCGCGAAAAAGGAGGAGATTCCCCCGCAGCAATCTCCTTGAGCCCTCCGGGAAGGGAGTCGCCGGCCTCGACGCGTTCGTGCGCGTATTGCATACGATAGAGGCGCGCGTAAACCCCTTGGCGGGCGAGCAGTTCGTCGTGGGTTCCGGCCTCGGCAATGCGGCCCTTGTGGAAGACGATGATGCGATCCACGGCTTTGATCGTGGAAAGCCGGTGCGCAATGACCAGCGCCGTCCGGTCGGCCATGACGGCGTCGAGCGCGACTTGGAGGCGCGCCTCGGTGTCGGAATCGACGCTGGCGGTCGCTTCGTCGAGGACGAGGATGGGTGCGTCCCGGTACACGGCCCGCGCAAAGGCAATGAGCTGGCGCTCGCCCGCGCTGAAGTTCGCCCCTCGCTCATCGACCTCCGCATCCAGCCCATTGCGCCGCTCGAACAACTCGAGTGCACCGATGCGGCGAAGCGCCTCCTCGGCCTTTGCGCGATCCGGCGTGGGATCGCTCATCGCGATGTTCGAGAGCACGGTGCCCGTAAAGAGGTACACGTCCTGCGGCACGACGGAGAATTGCTCGCGCAGCGCGTGCCGATCGTACGTGCGCACGTCCTTGCCGAACACGCGCGCGAATCCGCTATTCACCTCGTACAACCGCAGAAAGAGGCTCGCCACCGTGCTCTTGCCCGCGCCGGTTGCGCCCACCAGCGCAATCTTCTCACCGCGCTTCGCTGACAGCGAGACATCCTTCAACACGGGAACGCCGGGCTTGTACTCGAAGTTCACGTCCAACAAGGCGAGCGCCTCGTCGGGCGGGCCCTCCGGGGCTTTCTCGGCCTCCGTCGAGAGCACGCCGTCGATGTCCTTCTCGTCGAGCAGCTGAAAAATGCGCTCCGCACCGGCCATCGCCGACTGCAGAACGGTGTAGCGCTGCGAAAGCTGCGAAATCGGCTCGAAGAATTGCTTGATGTACTGGGTGAACGTCACCACCAGCGGAAAGGAGATGTCGCCCATGCGTTTGAGCCCCGCCCACCAGAGAACGCTGGCAATGCACAACGTGCTGACCATCTCGATGGCCGCGTCGAGCATGGCCTCGTAATAGATGGAGCGCTTGTTCGCATCGAGGTACGCGTGGTTGATCGCGTCGAACTCGCCCGCGGTCGCGTCCTCGCGGCTGTAGGCCTGCACGACGGAGATGCCATTGACCTGCTCGTTCAGAAAGGCATTGAGCCGTGCCGTCTTTGCACGAATGTCGCGGAAGGCCTCGCGCGAGCGCTTTCGCACGTATTGAACGATGGCCCCGACGATGGGGATCGCCGCAAATGCGATGAGCGAGAGGCGCCAGTCGAGCAAGAGCATCATGGCCACGATGCCCACCAGCGAAATCAAATCGCCCGCGGCATTGAGGACGCCCGAGGCGAACAACTCGCCCACGGCATCGACGTCGTTGCTCGCACGCGTGACCAGTCGCCCCACCGGGGTGCGGTCGAAAAACCGAAGCTGCAGGCTCTGGAAGAAGAGAAAGATGTGCGCCCGCAGGTCTGCCATGGCGCGCGCGCCGGTGACCTGCATCGTGTAAAGCTGCGCCAGCGTGAGGAGCTGCCCGCCAACGACGAGCAGTGAAAGGTAAACGCCGTCGCGGACCAGGCCCTGTGCGTCGCTCGCATTGGCGCGGCGGACGACATCGCCCATGACGATGGGCTTCAGCAGATTCAAGCCCGTCAAACAGGCCAGCGACGCGAACGAAAGCACCAGAAAGCGCACGTGCGGCCGTACGAAGGGCACGAGCCGGCGCACCAGGCGCGTGTCGTACGCCTTGCCCATGGCGTCTTCTTCGTGGAAGGCACGGAGCTTTTCTTCCGCGCGATTCGGCTTCTTCACCGCGGTGGTCGCCTGGGCGCTCATGCAACCTCCACGCGATCGGCATCCGAGGAAGGCTCGACATCGAGCTCGTCCAGCTCGTGCGCCATGCGCTGCTCTTCGGCAAAGGCCGCGTAAATCCCTTGCATGCGCAACAATTGTTCGTGCGTGCCCCGCTCGACCACCCGGCCCTGGTCCAGGACCACGATGGAATCACACCGCGACGCAGCCGCGATGCGGTGGGTGATGAGCACGACGGTTCGCTTTTTGGCCTGGCGTTCGATGGCCTGCAGAATGGCGGCTTCCGTTTTGGCATCGACGGCGCTCAACGGATCGTCGAGCACCAGAATGCGCGGTCCCCACGACAGCGCGCGCGCCAGGGCGACGCGCTGCTTTTGACCGCCCGAGAGCTGCACTCCGCGCTCGCCCACCACCGTGTCGAACTGCTCCGGCAAGGACAGCGCCTCCTCGAGCACCTGCGCCTCGCTCGCGGCCTCGCGAATGGCCTCCATGGCCTCGGGCGTATCGGGATCGTCCAAGGCAAATGCGATATTGCGCGCCACCGTGGTGGAGAACAAAAACGCGTCCTGCTGCGCATATCCCACGGTGCGGCGCACGAAGGTCAGCGGCAAATCGCAAACATCGTGACCGTCGATGGTGACCGCGCCCCGCGGCGTCGGCAGAAGGCGGGCCAGGAGCATGGCCAAGGTCGATTTGCCCGAGCCGGTTCGCCCCACGATGGCGATGCTCTTGCCGGCGGGCACCTCGAAGCTGACCTCGTCGAGCACCTTGCGCGCGCCATATTCGAAGGAGAGGCCCTTGATGGCCACGTCGCCGCGCGAATCCTTCGGGGCGGGGAGCGGGCCATCTTCCACCTCGGGAAGGGCGTCGAAAATCTCCTTCAGGCGCACGAACGAAGCGCGCCCGCGCTGCACGATCGAGAGCACGAAGCCGAGGGCGAACATCGGCCAGTACATGCGGGTGAGCGCCAGGTGGAAGGCGAAGAAGTCGCCCTTGGAGATGCCGCCCGCGGCGGGACCGCGCAGCAAAAGCGAGCCGCCGTACCAGAAGAAGACGAGAAAGCCACCGGCGCTCACGGCACCGAGCAACGGCATGAACAAGCCGCGCACGCGCGCCAAGGCGAGGCTCGCATCGAGGTACCGGCGGTTCACTTCTTGGAAGCGGTGCAGCTCCCGGGTCTCCAGCGCGAAACTTCGCACCACGCGCACGCCCGCGAGGTTCGCCTGCAGGGACTCGGAGAGCTTGCCCAATGCGGCCTGGTTGGCGCGCGTGCGCTCGAAGATGCGCCTCGAGAACGAGCGCGTCAAAGCGACGGTCAGCGGAAAGGTCACGAAGGTGGCCAAGGTGAGCTTGGGCGAGATGCTCATCAGCACTTGCAGCGCGCTGCCGAAGCCGAACACGACGTTGACCATGTTCAGCACACCGAAGCCAAAGAGCAGCCGCACTTGGGCCAAGTCGTTCGTCGAGCGGCTCATGATTTCGCCCGACGACATGCGGCGATAGAAGGCCGTCCCCAAGCGGTGCAGGCGCGCGAGCAGCAGCCCGCGCAACTCGTACTCGACGTCGCGGCCCGCGTTGAAGACGAACAAGCGGCTCGCCACGCGCGTGCCGAAGGCGAACACCGCGAGGCCGA
It includes:
- a CDS encoding ABC transporter ATP-binding protein/permease, coding for MSAQATTAVKKPNRAEEKLRAFHEEDAMGKAYDTRLVRRLVPFVRPHVRFLVLSFASLACLTGLNLLKPIVMGDVVRRANASDAQGLVRDGVYLSLLVVGGQLLTLAQLYTMQVTGARAMADLRAHIFLFFQSLQLRFFDRTPVGRLVTRASNDVDAVGELFASGVLNAAGDLISLVGIVAMMLLLDWRLSLIAFAAIPIVGAIVQYVRKRSREAFRDIRAKTARLNAFLNEQVNGISVVQAYSREDATAGEFDAINHAYLDANKRSIYYEAMLDAAIEMVSTLCIASVLWWAGLKRMGDISFPLVVTFTQYIKQFFEPISQLSQRYTVLQSAMAGAERIFQLLDEKDIDGVLSTEAEKAPEGPPDEALALLDVNFEYKPGVPVLKDVSLSAKRGEKIALVGATGAGKSTVASLFLRLYEVNSGFARVFGKDVRTYDRHALREQFSVVPQDVYLFTGTVLSNIAMSDPTPDRAKAEEALRRIGALELFERRNGLDAEVDERGANFSAGERQLIAFARAVYRDAPILVLDEATASVDSDTEARLQVALDAVMADRTALVIAHRLSTIKAVDRIIVFHKGRIAEAGTHDELLARQGVYARLYRMQYAHERVEAGDSLPGGLKEIAAGESPPFSRRSV
- a CDS encoding CAP domain-containing protein, coding for MAGLPAVALDATKNARSQKCAIMMDANDSLNHSPPTNWKCYSQDGKTGAGQSNIATTPAVTAVDLYMSDPGNETTIGHRRWILSNSLGPIGIGSTSDYSCMNVIGGTGKAGKSYVAWPPAGPFPSGALKASFNYELDKTGWSIQSDSIDLSKGKVTITDGTTNKPVTVNVLGANYGSKYAIRIVPNGWKSEKGHTYSVKVSNVSPAIAYDVQILDCD
- the alr gene encoding alanine racemase; amino-acid sequence: MNVRILRPRRAAPADAVRPTRAEINLAALRHNLHVVARHARGAKIWAVLKADGYGHGAPAVARTLERAGADGFCVALLEEGIELREAGINAPILVMGGYYGSAHGEVLARGLTPVVYDGAQLEAFARLVRSGEVEGPVDVHVKIDTGMARLGVTMDELGTFADSLRHYAKELRVRGLMTHLAQADALSAEETREQVRLFDEATAALRARGIVPDVRHAANSAAVLRGDVDIVDARFDAVRPGIALFGVPPLLLSKDGGGNPVSDELRPVMRVRSEIVDVREIPAGAGIGYGALWRAPAKARIATIAMGYADGLSRQLSNKGHVLVRGKRAPIVGAVSMDMVMIDVTAHEGVSIRDEVVVLGAQEGPLGKDAISAQEIAGHAGTIAWEILTSISRRVPRFYREP
- a CDS encoding ABC transporter ATP-binding protein/permease; the encoded protein is MSVTAAGQFRRHLPAYLAGAVVLAAFQFAMNRIDWLSKTAVDRIFSDHPEEAWKPAVFMLGLAVFAFGTRVASRLFVFNAGRDVEYELRGLLLARLHRLGTAFYRRMSSGEIMSRSTNDLAQVRLLFGFGVLNMVNVVFGFGSALQVLMSISPKLTLATFVTFPLTVALTRSFSRRIFERTRANQAALGKLSESLQANLAGVRVVRSFALETRELHRFQEVNRRYLDASLALARVRGLFMPLLGAVSAGGFLVFFWYGGSLLLRGPAAGGISKGDFFAFHLALTRMYWPMFALGFVLSIVQRGRASFVRLKEIFDALPEVEDGPLPAPKDSRGDVAIKGLSFEYGARKVLDEVSFEVPAGKSIAIVGRTGSGKSTLAMLLARLLPTPRGAVTIDGHDVCDLPLTFVRRTVGYAQQDAFLFSTTVARNIAFALDDPDTPEAMEAIREAASEAQVLEEALSLPEQFDTVVGERGVQLSGGQKQRVALARALSWGPRILVLDDPLSAVDAKTEAAILQAIERQAKKRTVVLITHRIAAASRCDSIVVLDQGRVVERGTHEQLLRMQGIYAAFAEEQRMAHELDELDVEPSSDADRVEVA
- a CDS encoding TonB-dependent receptor — protein: MSSTIAMVAPAQAQGTAVLTGKVVDASTKKGVADVVVTVTSPALQGEQIVTTDKTGSYRIPSLAPGVYTLHLDKEGFRAYQRDQIQLRADATIRLDADLLPEGLKAEEVVIVAHAPTVDVGSSTTGANINSDFTSRIPVTNPGSRGGAQRSFESIAEATPGAQADTYGTSVNGSTSPENSYFIDGVRTNSAKFGINGSPLSIEFIKEVNVLSGGYMPEYGRSTGGILNVVTKSGSNEYHGDVWANWTPGALEGKRKYPYFLGEAVQTRRSLANIWDVGFDQSGPIIKDKLWYYVGFGVSRAIYNLERSIYMSPIGDDGKPNYKVEGTEIPGTGSKYQATQTSYQIFGKLDFRVNQNNKLALTFAATPTTAGGGGDYSVNPTTGLVEGATVREFNLNGTYGAQARSYRSGAFDTSLKWTSEFDNKSKILDTTIGWHHELGGRRSADGFQVGSGLGYSAVPQVVYRRSPNLHGIEDFERAPGCSRVNGLPTCPVQTYTTGGSDLLDEQVFDIYSAKSVLTVLAEAAGHHVIKAGVDFELLTSWWSRGYSGGVRWRESTSGSRFDAQRGYGYESGPDQPIMLDRLTTRTYAINAGGFIQDSWQIFDKITLNAGIRYDNQFMIGSDNKLLMSLPNQISPRVGVIFDPTQKGRSKLFFNYARFYESVPLDMLDRQTGEGAIAQSVSSSKCDPRNPAQANGVCLTDTARINWPATGAGGPISSPDRKYSGVGGGKVVIDPDISPQSQSEIVAGAEYEVVKNGRFGLSYTRRWTNNIIEDMSNDEGATYFIGNPGKGIASGFPEATRNYDAGTAFFTKNFADQWLAQVSYTLSWLRGNSAGLYDPTTGQLDPNINATFDLKSLLVNQTGDLPGDRRHSFKIFGAKDISITKSSVVQIGGSVNVRSGGPTNFLGGNLLYGVDTIHILPRGTGDRLPWNGNVGTHLGYNVKFENGMTLGLTMDIFNLLNFQTELSRENRYTNQDVLPIPGGSRSDLDTPGKIRRQDGTAFDPSQKNPNFGNANIYQEPRQFRFGIRGSF